Proteins encoded by one window of Brienomyrus brachyistius isolate T26 chromosome 1, BBRACH_0.4, whole genome shotgun sequence:
- the slc23a3 gene encoding solute carrier family 23 member 3, with protein sequence MCTRESGLQEDPEDPGRGKRACVLRVDRVPPCLLTLCLALQHVLVQSSMLVLTLGLLQQQLWLPEGDRQRLLASSFFHSSVSTLLQAWLGTRLPLIQTPSLEFIISALVLTSKPLTDVHLNLSTSVCMSACEEQPSVVTGPLRELQGMGLTSGLVQLALGASGLSSLVLRHCGPLVLAPLFCVIGFSVHREAALLCSDHWGIAALVIVLIVILSQHLRLCSLPAILGATRHPVCRMVSVLVPLLSMWAVSTALQRLGYFHPRQACELLSTLHFQNTSNKISRITLNTSDSLSWINLNSTSVLPCITRNTSHSASWFSFPLLGTMRLPLLSAQGVAAGVAAALSSLISSLGVYLLTARLLGTCPPPPAACNRGLCAEGLGSMSAALLGGPVGLSSSVPNACTLGLSQCGSRRTVQLAAIMGLIVGVSPQLTQLLTSFPLAIHGAVLSVTYTVAVGTGVTYFQYTHMDSARNIFNIGFAVFMSLLLPRWFNFHKTFVLTGVASLDVLFISLLTLPVFIVGLLAFFLDNTVSGSLSERGLSSSTRRKRRLDDKTLDHSLEHTGIYDPPYLVQRVLDLPGFRIIPFSACRTQANKNVEIPLQETSDLLNSFEETQITGAMDTHPHHPEF encoded by the exons ATGTGCACGAGGGAATCTGGTCTCCAGGAAGATCCCGAGGATCCTGGTAGAGGGAAGAGGGCCTGTGTGCTCAGAGTGGACCGAGTCCCACCGTGCCTCCTCACCCTGTGCCTGGCCCTGCAG CATGTGCTGGTCCAGTCCTCCATGCTGGTCCTGACTCTGGGGCTCCTGCAACAGCAGCTTTGGCTGCCGGAAGGCGACAGGCAGAGGCTGCTGGCCTCCAGCTTCTTTCACTCCAGTGTCTCCACGCTGCTGCAGGCTTGGCTGGGCACACG CTTGCCATTGATCCAGACGCCGTCCTTAGAGTTTATTATCTCTGCCCTTGTCCTGACTTCCAAGCCTTTAACAGACGTGCATCTGAACT TGTCCACATCGGTCTGCATGAGCGCCTGCGAGGAGCAGCCCTCAGTAGTGACAGGCCCCCTGAGAGAG CTCCAAGGTATGGGCCTTACAAGCGggctggtccagctggctctgggtGCCAGTGGACTGAGCTCTCTGGTGCTCCGTCACTGTGGACCACTGGTTCTGGCCCCGCTCTTCTGCGTGATTGGCTTTTCCGTCCACAGGGAGGCAGCTCTGCTCTGTTCCGACCACTGGGGCATTGCTGCTCT GGTAATTGTGCTCATCGTCATCCTGTCTCAGCACTTGCGCCTCTGTTCACTCCCGGCCATCCTGGGGGCAACACGACACCCTGTCTGCAGAATGGTCTCA GTACTTGTGCCGCTGCTGAGCATGTGGGCGGTGAGCACAGCACTTCAGCGCCTGGGCTACTTCCACCCTCGCCAGGCCTGCGAGCTCCTGTCCACACTGCACTTCCAGAACACTTCCAACAAAATCTCCAGGATCACTTTAAATACCTCAGACAGCCTCTCTTGGATTAACCTGAACAGCACCTCAGTCTTGCCATGCATTACCCGGAACACATCCCACAGTGCATCCTGGTTCAGCTTTCCTCTTCTAG GAACAATGAGGCTCCCCCTGCTGTCAGCACAGGGAGTTGCAGCAGGTGTTGCGGCTGCCCTCTCATCATTAATCAGCTCTTTGGGTGTCTACCTGTTAACCGCGAGGCTCCTTGGAACCTGTCCCCCGCCGCCTGCTGCATGTAACCGTGGGCTTTGTGCTGAGGGTCTTGGCAGCATGAGTGCCGCCCTGCTGGGGGGACCGGTCGGCCTCAGCAGCAGTGTGCCCAATGCCTGCACGTTGGGACTCAGCCAG TGTGGATCTCGGCGCACTGTCCAGCTGGCAGCCATAATGGGACTGATCGTGGGGGTATCCCCACAATTAACTCAGCTGCTCACCTCGTTTCCCCTTGCCATTCATG GTGCGGTCCTCAGTGTGACCTACACGGTCGCCGTGGGGACAGGTGTCACCTACTTCCAGTACACACACATGGACTCCGCTCGCAACATTTTCAACATTGGCTTCGCTGTTTTTATGTCCTTGCTACTACCTCGCTGGTTCAACTTCCACAAAACCTTTGTCCTCACAG GCGTGGCCAGTCTTGATGTGCTGTTCATCTCCCTTCTGACCCTACCAGTGTTCATTGTGGGTCTTTTAGCTTTCTTCCTGGACAACACCGTGTCAG gatcactgtcagAAAGGGGGCTGTCTTCCAGCACGAGAAGGAAAAGGAGATTGGATGATAAAACACTGGATCATTCACTGGAACACACTGGGATCTATGACCCCCCCTACCTCGTGCAGAGAGTTCTGGACCTTCCTGGATTCCGCATTATCCCTTTCTCTGCCTGCAGGACACAGGCTAACAAGAATGTGGAAATTCCCTTGCAGGAAACCTCTGATTTGCTGAACAGCTTTGAAGAAACCCAGATTACTGGGGCAATGGACACGCATCCACATCATCCGGAATTTTAG